One Pieris napi chromosome 13, ilPieNapi1.2, whole genome shotgun sequence genomic window carries:
- the LOC125055334 gene encoding juvenile hormone acid O-methyltransferase-like isoform X1 produces MLNAKLYNKSNVLQRTTTMKYLEEYKNIINWKMDSKILDIGCGDGSLTTKIFKELIPNCKTITGSDISENMIRFANEHYASERIDFTTLNIEGELPDQLRERFHHAISFYAINWCRRQETAFQNIYDMLKDQGSCFAIIVGKESLFDGYRSLAKTEKWKPWVTDVDRFISPYHDSQDPLKEMQQLLGKIGFTVKKLEDKIINHDFESQENLKGAIMSVVPFKIPDELRDDFFIDLSQEMHMIDTEKYNYKKSSNDFFLNVQILVLYAEKK; encoded by the exons ATGCTTAACgccaaattatataataaatcaaatgttCTACAGAGGACTACTACAATGAAGTATCTAGAagaatataagaatataataaattggaAAATGGACTCAAAAATCCTAGACATTGGCTGTGGCGATGGGAGTTtgacaacaaaaatatttaaagaattaattCCTAATTGCAAGACCATAACAGGCAGTGACATAAGTGAAAATATGATACGATTCGCAAATGAACACTATGCTTCGGAACGTATTGATTTCACTACCCTTAACATAGAGGGAGAGCTGCCCGATCAGCTAAGGGAACGTTTCCACCATGCCATTTCCTTTTATGCTATAAACTGGTGTCGTCGTCAAGA AACTGCGTTCCAAAATATATACGATATGCTTAAGGACCAAGGCAGTTGTTTCGCGATTATCGTAGGAAAAGAATCATTATTCGATGGATACAGGTCCCTTGCTAAAACTGAAAAATGGAAGCCATGGGTTACTGACGTCGACAGATTTATATCTCCATACCATGACAGTCAG GATCCCCTTAAGGAAATGCAACAATTATTAGGCAAAATTGGATttactgtaaaaaaattagaagATAAGATAATAAATCACGACTTCGAAAGTCAAGAGAATTTAAAAG GTGCAATAATGTCTGTGGTGCCTTTCAAGATCCCGGATGAGTtacgtgacgatttttttatagacttAAGCCAAGAAATGCATATGATTGACACTGAAAAGTACAATTACAAGAAATCTAGTAACGATTTTTTCCTTAACGTGCAAATACTCGTTTTATATGctgaaaaaaagtaa